In a single window of the Pseudomonas oryzihabitans genome:
- a CDS encoding Lrp/AsnC family transcriptional regulator yields the protein MAGLDRIDLRILNALSADGRLSWRDLAQKIGLSLTPTLRRVKRLEEERYIQGYHAQLDETRLAGSVSVFVSVRLEKQSTDYLRAFEGEIVKAPQVMSCFQMTGDADYVLRVVVQDLAAYQRFLAEVLTCIPGVASVTSAFSLKAVLLRPAPPL from the coding sequence ATGGCTGGTCTGGACCGTATCGACCTGCGCATCCTCAATGCCCTGTCCGCCGATGGCCGTCTGAGCTGGCGAGATCTGGCGCAGAAGATCGGCTTGTCGCTCACCCCCACCCTGCGGCGGGTCAAGCGGCTGGAAGAGGAGCGCTACATCCAGGGGTATCACGCCCAGCTCGACGAAACGCGGCTCGCCGGCAGTGTCAGCGTCTTCGTGTCGGTACGGTTGGAAAAGCAGTCCACCGACTACCTGCGCGCCTTCGAAGGGGAGATCGTCAAGGCGCCCCAGGTGATGAGCTGCTTCCAGATGACCGGGGATGCGGACTATGTACTGCGGGTGGTCGTGCAGGACCTAGCGGCCTACCAGCGCTTCCTGGCGGAGGTACTGACCTGCATCCCGGGGGTCGCCAGCGTGACCTCGGCGTTTTCGCTCAAGGCCGTCCTGCTCAGACCGGCGCCACCCCTGTGA
- a CDS encoding response regulator, with product MRAEQPGTPVFQPTLLVVDDEPLVADFVREILEPEGFNVIAADSADTALSLLEKEDATIDILLTDIRMPGSMDGAQLANLVCQRWPDMPIIVMSGYETPSTASIKCKVRFLPKPWSIGQLIDAVNGVAYSVTPSA from the coding sequence ATGCGCGCAGAACAGCCGGGAACCCCTGTCTTCCAACCCACTCTCCTGGTGGTGGACGACGAGCCATTGGTAGCGGATTTCGTCCGCGAGATCCTCGAGCCCGAAGGCTTCAACGTCATCGCCGCTGACTCCGCCGACACCGCCCTGTCGCTGTTGGAGAAAGAAGACGCCACTATCGACATCTTATTGACGGACATCCGCATGCCCGGCTCGATGGATGGGGCGCAGTTGGCCAACCTGGTGTGCCAGCGGTGGCCAGACATGCCGATTATTGTCATGTCCGGCTACGAAACGCCGTCCACGGCCAGCATCAAGTGCAAGGTCCGCTTCCTGCCGAAACCCTGGTCGATCGGCCAACTGATCGATGCGGTAAACGGCGTGGCCTATTCGGTGACGCCCAGCGCCTGA